A section of the Nakamurella deserti genome encodes:
- a CDS encoding VOC family protein, with product MPLQWEQVVVDAADPVTLGRWWAAALDWVVVNDDPDEFEIQPSPGRLPGLIFVPVAEPRTVKNRMHLDFRPQDRDAEVDRLRALGATLADVGQGDVSWVVLADPEGNEFCVLSGRPATDD from the coding sequence GTGCCGCTGCAGTGGGAACAGGTGGTGGTCGACGCCGCCGATCCGGTCACCCTCGGACGCTGGTGGGCCGCCGCCCTCGACTGGGTCGTGGTCAACGACGACCCCGACGAGTTCGAGATCCAGCCGTCCCCGGGCCGGCTCCCCGGGCTGATCTTCGTCCCGGTCGCCGAGCCCCGGACGGTCAAGAACCGGATGCACCTGGACTTCCGGCCGCAGGACCGGGACGCCGAAGTGGACCGGCTCCGGGCGCTCGGCGCCACCCTCGCCGACGTCGGCCAGGGCGACGTCAGCTGGGTCGTGCTGGCCGACCCCGAGGGCAACGAGTTCTGCGTCCTCAGCGGCCGACCGGCGACCGACGACTGA
- the dnaB gene encoding replicative DNA helicase: MAADEQWKPRNASAPAAVPFDRQPPQDLPAEQSVLGGMLLSKDAIADVFEVLTSADFYKPAHVHVFDAILDLYSRGEPADPITVSAELERAGLLPRVGGSVYLHHLTAMVPTAANAGFYAQIVGEKAVLRRLVEAGTRIAQLGYGGAEGDAGSGEVDEIVDRAEQEMYKVAERRTTEDYVVLEELLGPTMDEIDAIQSRGGLSLGVPTGFTDLDTLTNGFHPGQMIIIAARPGVGKSTLALDVARNASVKHGLTSVIFSLEMSKTEITMRLLSAEAGIKLSQMRSGKMQDQDWQKIVKRMSEISDAPLFIDDSPNMTMMEIRAKARRLKQKDDLKLIVLDYLQLMSSGKKVESRQQEVSEFSRQMKLLAKELEVPVIAISQLNRGPEQRTDKRPMLSDLRESGSLEQDADMVILVHRPDVFESDDPRAGEADLIVAKHRNGQTMTVAVAHQLHYSRFTDLALQ, from the coding sequence ATGGCAGCGGACGAACAGTGGAAGCCCCGGAACGCCTCGGCGCCGGCGGCCGTCCCGTTCGACCGGCAACCACCGCAGGACCTGCCGGCCGAACAGTCGGTGCTCGGCGGCATGCTGCTGTCCAAGGACGCCATCGCCGACGTCTTCGAGGTGCTCACCTCGGCCGACTTCTACAAGCCGGCGCACGTCCACGTGTTCGACGCGATCCTCGATCTGTACTCCCGCGGGGAGCCGGCCGACCCGATCACCGTGTCGGCCGAACTCGAGCGCGCCGGCCTGCTGCCGCGCGTGGGTGGTTCGGTCTACCTGCACCACCTGACCGCGATGGTCCCGACCGCGGCGAACGCGGGGTTCTACGCCCAGATCGTCGGTGAGAAGGCGGTGCTGCGGCGGCTGGTCGAGGCCGGCACCCGCATCGCCCAGCTCGGTTACGGCGGCGCCGAGGGGGACGCCGGCTCCGGCGAGGTCGACGAGATCGTCGACCGGGCCGAGCAGGAGATGTACAAGGTCGCCGAGCGCCGCACCACCGAGGACTACGTCGTCCTCGAGGAGCTCCTCGGGCCGACCATGGACGAGATCGACGCCATCCAGAGCCGCGGCGGCCTTTCCCTCGGGGTGCCCACCGGCTTCACCGATCTCGACACCCTGACCAACGGTTTCCACCCCGGCCAGATGATCATCATCGCGGCGCGGCCCGGCGTGGGTAAGTCCACGCTCGCCTTGGACGTGGCCCGCAACGCGTCGGTCAAACACGGCCTGACCAGCGTCATCTTCTCCCTGGAGATGAGCAAGACCGAGATCACCATGCGTCTGCTGTCGGCCGAGGCGGGCATCAAGCTGTCGCAGATGCGGTCCGGCAAGATGCAGGACCAGGACTGGCAGAAGATCGTCAAGCGGATGAGCGAGATCTCCGACGCGCCGCTGTTCATCGACGACTCGCCCAACATGACGATGATGGAGATCCGGGCCAAGGCCCGGCGGCTGAAGCAGAAGGACGACCTGAAGCTGATCGTCCTGGACTACCTGCAGCTGATGAGCTCCGGCAAGAAGGTGGAGTCCCGGCAGCAGGAGGTGTCGGAGTTCTCCCGGCAGATGAAGCTGCTCGCCAAGGAGCTGGAAGTGCCGGTCATCGCCATCTCGCAGCTCAATCGTGGTCCCGAGCAGCGCACCGACAAGCGGCCCATGCTCTCCGACCTGCGGGAGTCCGGCTCGCTGGAGCAGGACGCAGACATGGTCATCCTGGTGCACCGCCCCGACGTCTTCGAGTCCGACGACCCCCGGGCAGGGGAGGCCGATCTGATCGTGGCCAAGCACCGCAACGGCCAGACCATGACCGTCGCCGTCGCCCACCAGCTGCACTACAGCCGCTTCACCGACCTGGCGCTGCAGTAG
- the solA gene encoding N-methyl-L-tryptophan oxidase: protein MEHVDHVVVGLGALGSATVYQLAARGADVLGLEQFELGHVRGASHDTSRIIRRAYDRPEYVRLADSAYRDWADFEAVSGERLVTRTGGLYFCPADAPVPAAHYLDSLLTCGVEHEALDPATVRQRFPQFDVPDGVTTVWTPDSGIVHASRSVAALQMQARMRGARLRDRCAVTALEEDADGVVVQTAQGPVHAGNVVLCTDAWTNRLLAPLGAQVPLRVMQEQVTYFKPPQSADFEIGRFPVWIWEGPVCYYGFPCYGETTVKAARDVSEVDMDVDQRTFVPSADRAAELQAFMSSVIPGSGSSLRTVTCQYALTPDRDFVIDSLPGHPRLLLGLGAGHGFKFTPTFGRVLAELATTGVTSDDVSLFRADRPSLGSAGALVPSGV, encoded by the coding sequence ATGGAACACGTCGATCATGTGGTGGTGGGGCTGGGTGCCCTCGGCAGCGCCACGGTCTACCAGCTGGCCGCACGGGGCGCGGACGTGCTCGGGCTCGAACAGTTCGAGCTCGGGCACGTCCGGGGCGCCTCGCACGACACCTCCCGGATCATCCGACGGGCCTACGACCGGCCGGAGTACGTCCGGCTGGCCGACTCGGCCTACCGCGACTGGGCCGACTTCGAGGCGGTCAGCGGGGAGCGGTTGGTCACCCGCACCGGTGGCCTGTACTTCTGTCCCGCCGACGCCCCGGTCCCGGCCGCGCACTACCTGGACAGCCTCCTGACGTGCGGGGTCGAGCACGAGGCGCTGGACCCGGCGACGGTGCGGCAGCGGTTCCCCCAGTTCGACGTGCCCGACGGCGTGACCACCGTGTGGACGCCCGACTCCGGCATCGTGCACGCCTCCCGTTCCGTCGCCGCGCTGCAGATGCAGGCCCGGATGCGCGGCGCCCGGTTGCGGGACCGGTGCGCGGTGACCGCGCTCGAGGAGGACGCCGACGGCGTCGTCGTGCAGACCGCCCAGGGGCCGGTGCACGCCGGCAACGTGGTGCTGTGCACCGACGCCTGGACCAACCGGCTGCTCGCCCCCCTCGGGGCGCAGGTACCGCTGCGGGTGATGCAGGAGCAGGTCACCTACTTCAAGCCGCCGCAGTCCGCCGACTTCGAGATCGGCCGGTTCCCGGTGTGGATCTGGGAGGGCCCGGTCTGCTACTACGGCTTCCCCTGCTACGGGGAGACCACCGTGAAGGCCGCCCGTGACGTGTCCGAGGTCGACATGGACGTCGACCAGCGCACGTTCGTCCCGTCGGCCGACCGGGCCGCCGAGCTGCAGGCCTTCATGTCCTCCGTCATCCCCGGCAGCGGCTCGTCGCTGCGCACGGTGACCTGCCAGTACGCGCTGACGCCCGACCGGGACTTCGTCATCGACAGCCTCCCCGGGCACCCGCGGCTGCTGCTGGGTCTGGGCGCCGGCCACGGATTCAAGTTCACCCCGACCTTCGGCCGGGTACTGGCCGAGCTCGCCACGACCGGGGTCACGTCCGACGACGTCTCGCTGTTCCGCGCCGACCGGCCCAGCCTGGGTTCCGCGGGCGCGCTCGTCCCGAGCGGGGTGTGA
- a CDS encoding aldo/keto reductase family protein, with protein MEFRYLGNSGLQISAITYGNWLTHGSQVENDVATQCVHAALDEGITSFDTADVYANGRAEEVLGAALKGQRRESLEIFTKVYWPVGPDPKGKNDTGLSRKHVMESIDASLRRLQTDYVDLYQAHRYDTFTPLEETMRAFADIVHAGKAHYIGVSEWTPEQIRAGVSWAKELGISLVSSQPQYSMLWRVIEDEVVPTCEDLGLSQIVWSPVAQGVLSGKYLPGQPAPEGSRAGDTKGGATMISRFMDDRVLTAVQQLRPIADELGLTMAQLAVAWVLQNRNVAAALVGASRPEQVAENVKAAGVTIPDEALTRIDTALGDVVRRDPALVAQSTPQQRGV; from the coding sequence ATGGAATTCAGATACCTCGGTAACTCCGGCCTGCAGATCTCCGCGATCACCTACGGCAACTGGCTCACCCACGGTTCCCAGGTGGAGAACGACGTCGCGACCCAGTGCGTGCACGCCGCCCTCGACGAGGGCATCACCAGCTTCGACACCGCCGACGTCTACGCCAACGGTCGCGCCGAGGAGGTCCTCGGCGCCGCGCTGAAGGGCCAGCGGCGCGAGTCGCTGGAGATCTTCACCAAGGTGTACTGGCCGGTCGGGCCCGACCCCAAGGGCAAGAACGACACGGGTCTGTCGCGCAAGCACGTCATGGAGAGCATCGACGCCTCGCTGCGTCGCCTGCAGACCGACTACGTCGACCTCTACCAGGCGCACCGCTACGACACGTTCACCCCGCTCGAGGAGACGATGCGGGCGTTCGCCGACATCGTCCACGCCGGCAAGGCGCACTACATCGGTGTCAGCGAGTGGACCCCGGAGCAGATCCGGGCGGGTGTCTCCTGGGCGAAGGAGCTCGGCATCTCCCTGGTCTCCAGCCAGCCGCAGTACTCGATGCTGTGGCGCGTCATCGAGGACGAGGTGGTCCCGACCTGCGAGGACCTCGGCCTCAGCCAGATCGTCTGGTCGCCGGTGGCGCAGGGGGTGCTGTCCGGCAAGTACCTGCCCGGACAGCCGGCACCGGAGGGTTCCCGCGCCGGGGACACCAAGGGCGGCGCCACCATGATCAGCCGCTTCATGGACGACCGGGTGCTCACCGCCGTCCAGCAGCTGCGCCCGATCGCCGACGAGCTGGGCCTGACCATGGCCCAGCTCGCGGTCGCGTGGGTGCTGCAGAACCGCAACGTCGCCGCCGCCCTCGTCGGGGCGTCCCGGCCGGAGCAGGTCGCCGAGAACGTCAAGGCCGCCGGCGTCACCATCCCGGATGAGGCGCTGACCCGCATCGACACCGCCTTGGGCGACGTCGTCCGCCGCGATCCCGCGCTCGTCGCGCAGTCGACCCCGCAGCAGCGCGGCGTCTGA
- a CDS encoding nucleoside hydrolase — MTTPVPMFLDCDTGIDDALALVYLLHSPEIDLVGIATVSGNIDAAGGARNTLDLLALAGRGDIPVAVGNHDPQAGRYRGGAPHVHGDNGIGNVTLPPSGLSPVPASGAELLVEMARRHPGELHVVAVAPLTNLAEALRLEPGLPDLVAHVTIMGGAALVPGNITAVAEANIGNDPEAAADVMAAAWDITLVPLDVTMFHRFDEDDRQALLADGRPVPVALGEMLDHYFAFYLSVFGDRHCALHDPLAAAIAVGEVVPTLAPTVRVDVDAAHGPSRGQTVCDLRGRYRGYPAQTGAHTRVVLSAPEGSAAAIRRRLVAG, encoded by the coding sequence ATGACCACGCCCGTCCCGATGTTCCTCGACTGCGACACCGGGATCGACGACGCCCTCGCGTTGGTCTACCTGCTGCACTCGCCGGAGATCGACCTGGTCGGGATCGCCACCGTGAGCGGCAACATCGACGCCGCCGGTGGTGCCCGCAACACCCTGGACCTGCTCGCCCTCGCCGGTCGCGGCGACATCCCGGTGGCCGTCGGCAACCACGATCCCCAGGCCGGGCGCTACCGCGGCGGAGCTCCGCACGTGCACGGTGACAACGGCATCGGCAACGTGACCCTGCCACCGTCGGGCCTGTCGCCCGTACCGGCCTCGGGGGCCGAGTTGCTCGTCGAGATGGCCCGTCGGCACCCCGGCGAGCTGCACGTGGTCGCGGTCGCGCCGCTGACCAACCTCGCCGAGGCGCTGCGCCTGGAGCCGGGCCTGCCCGACCTGGTGGCGCACGTGACGATCATGGGCGGCGCCGCTCTGGTGCCGGGCAACATCACCGCCGTCGCCGAGGCCAACATCGGCAACGACCCAGAGGCCGCCGCGGACGTGATGGCCGCTGCCTGGGACATCACGCTGGTCCCGTTGGACGTCACCATGTTCCACCGCTTCGACGAGGACGACCGGCAGGCGTTGCTCGCCGACGGACGCCCCGTCCCCGTCGCGCTCGGGGAGATGCTCGACCACTACTTCGCGTTCTACCTCAGCGTCTTCGGTGACCGGCACTGTGCGCTGCACGATCCGCTGGCCGCCGCGATCGCCGTCGGCGAGGTGGTCCCGACGCTCGCCCCGACGGTGCGCGTGGACGTCGACGCCGCCCACGGCCCCAGCCGCGGCCAGACCGTCTGCGACCTGCGCGGCCGCTACCGCGGATACCCGGCGCAGACCGGTGCCCACACCCGCGTGGTGCTGAGCGCGCCGGAGGGCAGCGCCGCCGCGATCCGGCGTCGGCTGGTCGCCGGATAG
- a CDS encoding ABC transporter substrate-binding protein: MTTASRFPSGRLLAIVATSTFLLAACGGTGESDTTSPSGPAPAGPVASAGGAATSAGSAAAPAPSGSVVDAAAALVPADIRERGTLVVATGEGYPPFEFYAEGDTTNLQGVDPELVSAVAGALGLQPELQILKFDGIIPGLQGGRYDMAAAAMGVTAERNEVVDFVTYFEGGTSIMTPAGNPQNLSLENLCGHRIAAQKGTIYADNYLPKFSADCTAKGEPEIIVDIYPDAAQTNLAVGSNRADAVVSDFGPLAYTAQQSDGQFFVLDASYDPAPYGFALPKGSELAPAVEAALEAVIADGTYQQVLEKWDVTTGAIDDPTISRG, encoded by the coding sequence GTGACCACTGCATCCCGTTTCCCCTCCGGTCGACTGCTCGCCATCGTCGCCACCTCGACCTTCCTGCTCGCCGCCTGCGGGGGCACCGGCGAGAGCGACACCACCTCCCCCAGCGGTCCCGCCCCGGCCGGCCCGGTCGCCTCGGCGGGCGGTGCCGCCACGTCCGCCGGCTCCGCCGCGGCACCCGCCCCGTCCGGATCGGTCGTCGACGCCGCCGCCGCGCTGGTCCCCGCCGACATCCGCGAACGCGGCACGCTCGTCGTCGCCACCGGCGAGGGCTATCCGCCGTTCGAGTTCTACGCCGAAGGTGACACCACCAACCTGCAGGGCGTCGACCCCGAGCTGGTGTCGGCCGTCGCCGGCGCGCTCGGCCTGCAGCCGGAGCTGCAGATCCTCAAGTTCGACGGCATCATCCCCGGCCTGCAGGGCGGCCGCTACGACATGGCCGCCGCGGCCATGGGCGTCACCGCGGAGCGCAACGAGGTCGTGGACTTCGTGACCTACTTCGAGGGCGGCACCTCGATCATGACCCCGGCCGGCAACCCGCAGAACCTCAGCCTGGAGAACCTCTGCGGGCACCGCATCGCCGCCCAGAAGGGCACCATCTACGCCGACAACTACCTGCCGAAGTTCTCCGCCGACTGCACGGCCAAGGGTGAGCCGGAGATCATCGTCGACATCTATCCGGACGCGGCCCAGACCAACCTCGCGGTCGGCAGCAACCGGGCCGACGCGGTCGTGTCCGACTTCGGCCCGCTGGCCTACACCGCCCAGCAGTCCGACGGCCAGTTCTTCGTGCTCGACGCCAGCTACGACCCGGCGCCGTACGGTTTCGCCCTGCCCAAGGGCTCCGAGCTCGCCCCGGCCGTGGAGGCCGCACTCGAGGCGGTCATCGCCGACGGCACCTACCAGCAGGTGCTGGAGAAGTGGGACGTCACGACCGGCGCGATCGACGACCCGACGATCTCCCGTGGCTGA
- a CDS encoding GAF and ANTAR domain-containing protein yields the protein MSETMDRGDAMPLGELAFADGLGSLARAIQQNLSEEVQSLDFIVSAAVELIPGVESAAVSTLAGRNRLAGQSSSGAFAGPVLEAQNATGEGPCLNVAEGGDQVLISDVLADDRWPSFATTVAPIGVRSIVCTPLTGDGSIRGSLSLHATEPGAFNEETRELARVFAAHASIALAGAARHRNIVVALGSRDIIGQAKGILMERFGITADAAFTVLLRMSQHLNIKLRDVSAELCSTGVLPGVTDLQRSRGGAGAATRTIVADAVARTGGATTGAAADDPEVDGVARDALAAGSRDEDVAVEAVLSAGDGSPSDPGRPTSRSSS from the coding sequence GTGTCCGAAACGATGGACCGCGGCGACGCGATGCCGCTCGGCGAGCTCGCGTTCGCCGATGGTCTGGGCAGTCTCGCCCGGGCCATCCAGCAGAACCTCTCCGAGGAGGTCCAGTCCCTGGACTTCATCGTGTCCGCGGCCGTCGAGCTGATCCCCGGTGTCGAGTCGGCCGCGGTGTCGACGCTGGCCGGCCGGAACCGGCTGGCCGGGCAGTCGTCCAGCGGCGCGTTCGCCGGTCCCGTCCTGGAGGCGCAGAACGCCACCGGCGAGGGACCCTGCCTCAACGTCGCCGAGGGTGGCGACCAGGTGTTGATCTCCGACGTCCTGGCCGACGACCGGTGGCCGTCGTTCGCCACCACCGTCGCGCCGATCGGCGTCCGCAGCATCGTGTGCACCCCGCTCACCGGGGACGGCAGCATCCGCGGTTCGCTCAGCCTGCACGCCACCGAGCCCGGCGCGTTCAACGAGGAGACGCGCGAGCTCGCCCGCGTCTTCGCCGCGCACGCCAGCATCGCCCTGGCCGGTGCCGCCCGGCACCGCAACATCGTGGTCGCGCTGGGTTCGCGCGACATCATCGGGCAGGCCAAGGGCATCCTGATGGAACGCTTCGGCATCACCGCCGACGCGGCGTTCACGGTGCTGCTGCGGATGTCGCAGCACCTGAACATCAAGCTGCGGGACGTCAGCGCGGAGTTGTGCAGCACCGGGGTGCTGCCGGGCGTCACCGACCTGCAGCGCTCGCGCGGCGGTGCCGGCGCCGCCACCCGGACGATCGTCGCGGACGCGGTGGCCCGGACCGGTGGTGCCACCACCGGGGCGGCGGCCGACGACCCCGAGGTCGACGGGGTCGCCCGGGACGCGCTGGCCGCCGGCTCCCGGGACGAGGACGTGGCCGTCGAGGCCGTCCTGTCCGCGGGGGACGGGTCCCCTTCGGACCCGGGGAGACCGACCTCACGGTCGTCGAGCTGA
- a CDS encoding amino acid ABC transporter ATP-binding protein: MSSPTHTPAGDTPEPMLVARGVRKSYGSHEVVRGIDLEVRAGEVACLLGASGSGKSTFLRCINHLEKIDAGWISVDGELVGYRRHRGKLYELKDREIAQRRSEIGMVFQQFNLFPHLSVLDNLMEAPLRVRRESAGPVRERSMALLDRVGLADKAGAYPRQLSGGQQQRVAIARALAMQPKLMLFDEPTSALDPELVGDVLDVMRDLAAEGMTMVVVTHEIGFAREVADSVAFLDGGVIVEHGPPSQVFGDAAHPRTRSFLARVL; the protein is encoded by the coding sequence ATGAGCAGCCCGACGCACACCCCGGCCGGCGACACTCCCGAGCCGATGCTCGTCGCCCGCGGGGTCCGCAAGTCCTACGGCAGCCACGAGGTGGTCCGGGGCATCGACCTGGAGGTGCGGGCCGGCGAGGTGGCCTGCCTGCTCGGGGCGTCCGGCTCCGGCAAGAGCACCTTCCTGCGGTGCATCAACCACCTGGAGAAGATCGACGCCGGCTGGATCAGCGTCGACGGTGAGCTCGTCGGCTACCGCCGGCACCGGGGGAAGCTGTACGAGCTCAAGGACCGAGAGATCGCACAGCGGCGCAGCGAGATCGGCATGGTCTTCCAGCAGTTCAACCTGTTCCCGCACCTGAGCGTGCTGGACAACCTGATGGAGGCCCCGCTGCGGGTTCGGCGCGAGTCCGCCGGACCGGTCCGCGAGCGGTCGATGGCGCTGCTGGACCGGGTGGGGCTGGCCGACAAGGCCGGCGCCTACCCCCGGCAGCTGTCCGGCGGCCAGCAGCAGCGGGTGGCGATCGCCCGGGCCCTGGCCATGCAACCCAAGTTGATGCTGTTCGACGAGCCGACGTCCGCGCTGGACCCCGAACTCGTCGGAGACGTCCTCGACGTCATGCGCGACCTCGCCGCCGAGGGCATGACGATGGTCGTCGTCACCCACGAGATCGGCTTTGCCCGGGAGGTCGCCGACAGCGTCGCCTTCCTCGACGGCGGGGTCATCGTCGAGCACGGCCCGCCGTCGCAGGTCTTCGGCGACGCCGCCCATCCACGGACCAGGTCGTTCCTGGCCCGCGTCCTGTAG
- a CDS encoding M20/M25/M40 family metallo-hydrolase codes for MLTDVETHALSCLDETALVGDLVELVRIPSITGTDAESELQHRQAAQLAGFGMDVDSWKLDLAELTADPRFPGTEAERVEGYGVVATSGAGHPALVLQGHVDVVPLGDVARWGDGAPFGGRITGDVVHGRGACDMKAGVAVNTAVARTLAASGLRLERPFAVHSVVSEEDGGLGAFATLVRGHGGDAAVITEPTSGQVVTAHAGSLTFTLRVPGLAAHGSTRTAGVSAFEAYLPVHRAIVELERERNADPDPLFAGNPLPYPISVGRISAGDWASSVPDRLVAEGRLGVQLGEDPAHAREAFTAAVAAAVRADPWLSDHPVGVVWSGGQFASGATPDDDPLIGQVAAAVADSGGRPPVGRLAVPYGSDLRLYTGIGGIPTLLYGPGDVRMAHAPREQVSITETLEAARALVLMAVRRCGAHR; via the coding sequence GTGCTGACCGACGTCGAGACACACGCGCTGTCCTGCCTGGACGAGACCGCGCTGGTCGGTGACCTGGTCGAGCTGGTCCGGATCCCGAGCATCACCGGCACCGACGCGGAGTCGGAGCTGCAGCACCGCCAGGCCGCGCAACTGGCCGGGTTCGGCATGGACGTGGACAGCTGGAAGCTGGACCTGGCGGAGCTGACCGCGGACCCGCGGTTTCCCGGCACCGAGGCCGAGCGGGTCGAGGGCTACGGCGTGGTCGCCACCTCCGGGGCCGGCCACCCGGCGCTGGTCCTGCAGGGCCACGTCGACGTCGTGCCCCTCGGCGACGTCGCCCGCTGGGGTGACGGAGCGCCGTTCGGCGGGCGCATCACCGGTGACGTCGTGCACGGCCGCGGCGCCTGCGACATGAAGGCCGGGGTGGCGGTGAACACCGCGGTCGCCCGCACGCTGGCGGCCTCCGGACTCCGGCTGGAACGGCCGTTCGCGGTGCACTCCGTGGTCAGCGAGGAGGACGGCGGGCTCGGCGCGTTCGCCACCCTGGTGCGCGGTCACGGCGGCGACGCGGCCGTGATCACCGAGCCGACCAGCGGTCAGGTGGTGACCGCCCACGCCGGCTCGCTCACCTTCACCCTGAGGGTGCCGGGGCTGGCCGCCCACGGCAGCACCCGCACCGCGGGGGTCAGCGCGTTCGAGGCGTACCTGCCGGTGCACCGGGCCATCGTGGAGCTGGAACGCGAGCGCAACGCCGACCCCGACCCGCTGTTCGCCGGCAACCCGCTGCCGTACCCCATCTCCGTCGGCCGGATCAGCGCCGGCGACTGGGCCAGCAGCGTCCCCGACCGGCTGGTCGCCGAAGGCCGGCTGGGGGTGCAGCTCGGGGAGGACCCGGCGCACGCGCGGGAGGCGTTCACCGCGGCGGTGGCCGCGGCGGTGCGCGCGGACCCGTGGCTGTCCGACCACCCGGTCGGCGTGGTCTGGTCGGGTGGGCAGTTCGCCAGTGGCGCCACCCCGGACGACGACCCGCTGATCGGGCAGGTCGCGGCCGCGGTGGCCGACAGCGGTGGCCGCCCGCCGGTCGGCCGGCTGGCCGTCCCCTACGGCAGCGACCTGCGGCTCTACACCGGCATCGGCGGTATCCCGACCCTGCTCTACGGTCCCGGCGACGTCCGGATGGCGCACGCCCCGCGGGAACAGGTCTCGATCACCGAAACCCTCGAGGCGGCGCGGGCGCTGGTGCTGATGGCGGTCCGCCGCTGCGGCGCCCACCGGTGA
- a CDS encoding amino acid ABC transporter permease — MADPAGLTGGRPPTGAELPGEVVSLRHPGRWVAVAVVVVLAVVVVTSLITNENYRWDVVFRYFTSAGILDGLRNTLLLTLLAMVVGLVLGIVLAVARDSKNPIVSGAALLYIGFFRGTPLLVQLIFWFNLSALYPTLGLGIPFGPTFVSGSANDLITPLTAAVLGLGLNEAAYMAEIVRAGLQSVDSGQTQAAQALGMTGRQVFRRIVLPQALRVIIPPTGNETISMLKTTSLVSVIALPELLFAAQVIYSRTYQVIPLLITASLWYLILTTVLTVGQTFLERRLRRGDSHARGRTRRDRTDPADTAGPDPAGDDVPAVETVGRGETR; from the coding sequence GTGGCTGACCCGGCCGGCCTGACGGGGGGCCGCCCACCGACCGGCGCCGAACTGCCCGGGGAGGTCGTGAGCCTGCGGCATCCCGGGCGGTGGGTGGCCGTCGCGGTGGTCGTGGTGCTGGCCGTCGTGGTCGTCACCTCGCTCATCACCAACGAGAACTACCGCTGGGACGTCGTCTTCCGGTACTTCACCAGTGCCGGCATCCTCGACGGGCTGCGCAACACCCTGCTGCTGACGCTGCTCGCGATGGTCGTCGGCCTCGTCCTCGGCATCGTGCTGGCCGTCGCCCGCGACTCCAAGAACCCCATCGTGTCGGGTGCGGCGCTGCTGTACATCGGCTTCTTCCGGGGCACGCCGCTGCTGGTGCAGTTGATCTTCTGGTTCAACCTGTCGGCGCTGTACCCGACCCTCGGGCTGGGCATCCCGTTCGGTCCGACGTTCGTCTCCGGCAGCGCCAACGACCTCATCACCCCGCTGACCGCGGCGGTGCTGGGACTGGGCCTGAACGAGGCGGCGTACATGGCCGAGATCGTCCGGGCGGGCCTGCAGTCGGTGGACAGCGGGCAGACCCAGGCGGCCCAGGCGCTGGGCATGACCGGGCGGCAGGTCTTCCGCCGCATCGTGCTGCCGCAGGCGTTGCGGGTGATCATCCCGCCGACCGGCAACGAGACCATCTCGATGCTGAAGACGACGTCCCTGGTCAGCGTGATCGCCCTGCCCGAGCTGCTGTTCGCCGCCCAGGTCATCTACTCCCGCACGTACCAGGTGATCCCGCTGCTGATCACGGCGAGCCTGTGGTACCTCATCCTCACCACGGTGCTGACCGTCGGGCAGACGTTCCTGGAGCGGCGCCTGCGCCGGGGCGACAGCCACGCCCGCGGCCGCACCCGGCGCGACCGCACGGACCCGGCGGACACCGCCGGCCCCGATCCGGCCGGCGACGACGTGCCGGCGGTCGAGACCGTCGGCCGGGGGGAGACCCGATGA
- a CDS encoding alpha/beta hydrolase, translated as MDRARPRVRRRVVLTAVTLVTVLLVPVAALWLLQRRIVFQPGTTRPGPAAAAVPGARDVVLHTADGLALDAWYLPAAAGCARTVLVAPGNAGSRADRAALARALGGRGPGVLLLDYRGYGGNPGAPDEPGLLRDATAAVEFLRAEVPGHRLTYFGESLGGAVVVALARRFSPAAVVLRSPFTELAAVAAAQFPRLPVRRMLWDTFPVHGAVGSLDVPVTVVHGERDSLVDPAQSLAVAAAAGARVVAVPGADHNDAALAHGPLVVDAVMRADGGAPECGTGRG; from the coding sequence ATGGACAGGGCCCGCCCCCGGGTGCGCCGGCGCGTCGTGCTGACCGCGGTGACGCTCGTGACGGTCCTGCTGGTGCCGGTGGCCGCGCTGTGGCTGCTGCAGCGGCGCATCGTCTTCCAGCCCGGCACCACCCGCCCCGGTCCGGCGGCCGCGGCGGTTCCCGGTGCCCGCGACGTGGTGCTGCACACGGCGGACGGCCTCGCCCTGGACGCCTGGTACCTGCCGGCGGCCGCCGGCTGCGCCCGGACGGTGCTCGTCGCGCCCGGCAACGCCGGGTCCCGCGCCGACCGGGCGGCGCTGGCCCGGGCGCTGGGTGGGCGGGGTCCGGGCGTGCTGCTGCTGGACTACCGCGGCTACGGCGGCAACCCGGGCGCGCCGGACGAGCCGGGGCTGCTACGGGACGCGACCGCTGCGGTGGAGTTCCTGCGCGCCGAGGTGCCCGGCCACCGGCTCACCTACTTCGGGGAGAGTCTGGGCGGCGCCGTGGTGGTCGCGCTGGCCCGGCGGTTTTCGCCGGCGGCGGTGGTGCTGCGGTCGCCGTTCACCGAGCTGGCCGCCGTCGCCGCGGCGCAGTTCCCGCGGTTGCCGGTGCGCCGCATGCTGTGGGACACCTTCCCGGTGCACGGGGCGGTGGGGTCGCTGGACGTCCCGGTGACCGTCGTCCACGGCGAGCGGGACAGTCTCGTGGATCCCGCCCAGAGCCTCGCGGTCGCCGCCGCGGCGGGCGCCCGGGTGGTGGCGGTACCGGGTGCGGACCACAACGACGCCGCCCTGGCCCACGGGCCCCTGGTCGTCGACGCGGTGATGCGGGCCGACGGGGGCGCACCGGAGTGTGGAACGGGGCGGGGCTGA